One Deltaproteobacteria bacterium DNA segment encodes these proteins:
- a CDS encoding DUF3365 domain-containing protein encodes MSKLLLITAVVFSISQLGAADTEPPGSETLSRAVQEIESLDAMRSGLAGTFGEKGVSADRETFAQVCKPVGMNAGRIAQENGWTVVQMAEKYRNPAHKLDIEGREVFGIFQEDKSVMGIWTYSEMNGKPGVRYFRRITVEPACLICHGEKDSRPEFVKEKYPEDKAYGFEAGDLRGIYSVFIPSPDGD; translated from the coding sequence ATGTCCAAATTACTCCTCATAACGGCTGTAGTATTCTCGATATCACAGCTAGGGGCGGCGGATACAGAGCCGCCCGGCAGCGAAACTCTCTCCCGCGCGGTACAAGAGATAGAGTCGCTCGACGCCATGCGCTCGGGGCTTGCGGGCACTTTCGGAGAAAAGGGCGTATCCGCCGACCGGGAGACATTCGCACAGGTATGCAAACCCGTCGGCATGAACGCCGGGCGTATAGCGCAAGAAAACGGCTGGACTGTCGTTCAAATGGCGGAGAAATACCGGAATCCCGCGCACAAGCTCGACATTGAGGGCCGGGAGGTCTTCGGGATATTTCAGGAGGACAAAAGCGTCATGGGCATCTGGACCTACTCCGAAATGAACGGAAAGCCGGGAGTGAGGTACTTCCGCAGAATCACCGTCGAGCCCGCCTGCCTCATCTGTCACGGAGAGAAGGACAGCCGCCCCGAATTCGTCAAAGAGAAATATCCTGAGGATAAAGCCTACGGTTTTGAGGCCGGGGACCTGCGCGGAATCTACTCGGTATTCATCCCGTCGCCGGACGGTGATTAA